One genomic segment of Homo sapiens chromosome 14, GRCh38.p14 Primary Assembly includes these proteins:
- the ZFHX2 gene encoding zinc finger homeobox protein 2 isoform X4: MATLNSASTTGTTPSPGHNAPSLPSDTFSSSTPSDPVTKDPPAASSTSENMRSSEPGGQLLESGCGLVPPKEIGEPQEGPDCGHFPPNDPGVEKDKEQEEEEEGLPPMDLSNHLFFTAGGEAYLVAKLSLPGGSELLLPKGFPWGEAGIKEEPSLPFLAYPPPSHLTALHIQHGFDPIQGFSSSDQILSHDTSAPSPAACEERHGAFWSYQLAPNPPGDPKDGPMGNSGGNHVAVFWLCLLCRLGFSKPQAFMDHTQSHGVKLTPAQYQGLSGSPAVLQEGDEGCKALISFLEPKLPARPSSDIPLDNSSTVNMEANVAQTEDGPPEAEVQALILLDEEVMALSPPSPPTATWDPSPTQAKESPVAAGEAGPDWFPEGQEEDGGLCPPLNQSSPTSKEGGTLPAPVGSPEDPSDPPQPYRLADDYTPAPAAFQGLSLSSHMSLLHSRNSCKTLKCPKCNWHYKYQQTLDVHMREKHPESNSHCSYCSAGGAHPRLARGESYNCGYKPYRCDVCNYSTTTKGNLSIHMQSDKHLANLQGFQAGPGGQGSPPEASLPPSAGDKEPKTKSSWQCKVCSYETNISRNLRIHMTSEKHMQNVLMLHQGLPLGLPPGLMGPGPPPPPGATPTSPPELFQYFGPQALGQPQTPLAGPGLRPDKPLEAQLLLNGFHHVGAPARKFPTSDDSLSLKVFRCLVCQAFSTDSLELLLYHCSIGRSLPEAEWKEVAGDTHRCKLCCYGTQLKANFQLHLKTDKHAQKYQLAAHLREGGGAMGTPSPASLGDGAPYGSVSPLHLRCNICDFESNSKEKMQLHARGAAHEENSQIYKFLLDMEGAEAGAELGLYHCLLCAWETPSRLAVLQHLRTPAHRDAQAQRRLQLLQNGPTTEEGLAALQSILSFSHGQLRTPGKAPVTPLAEPPTPEKDAQNKTEQLASEETENKTGPSRDSANQTTVYCCPYCSFLSPESSQVRAHTLSQHAVQPKYRCPLCQEQLVGRPALHFHLSHLHNVVPECVEKLLLVATTVEMTFTTKVLSAPTLSPLDNGQEPPTHGPEPTPSRDQAAEGPNLTPEASPDPLPEPPLASVEVPDKPSGSPGQPPSPAPSPVPEPDAQAEDVAPPPTMAEEEEGTTGELRSAEPAPADSRHPLTYRKTTNFALDKFLDPARPYKCTVCKESFTQKNILLVHYNSVSHLHKMKKAAIDPSAPARGEAGAPPTTTAATDKPFKCTVCRVSYNQSSTLEIHMRSVLHQTRSRGTKTDSKIEGPERSQEEPKEGETEGEVGTEKKGPDTSGFISGLPFLSPPPPPLDLHRFPAPLFTPPVLPPFPLVPESLLKLQQQQLLLPFYLHDLKVGPKLTLAGPAPVLSLPAATPPPPPQPPKAELAEREWERPPMAKEGNEAGPSSPPDPLPNEAARTAAKALLENFGFELVIQYNEGKQAVPPPPTPPPPEALGGGDKLACGACGKLFSNMLILKTHEEHVHRRFLPFEALSRYAAQFRKSYDSLYPPLAEPPKPPDGSLDSPVPHLGPPFLVPEPEAGGTRAPEERSRAGGHWPIEEEESSRGNLPPLVPAGRRFSRTKFTEFQTQALQSFFETSAYPKDGEVERLASLLGLASRVVVVWFQNARQKARKNACEGGSMPTGGGTGGASGCRRCHATFSCVFELVRHLKKCYDDQTLEEEEEEAERGEEEEEVEEEEVEEEQGLEPPAGPEGPLPEPPDGEELSQAEATKAGGKEPEEKATPSPSPAHTCDQCAISFSSQDLLTSHRRLHFLPSLQPSAPPQLLDLPLLVFGERNPLVAATSPMPGPPLKRKHEDGSLSPTGSEAGGGGEGEPPRDKRLRTTILPEQLEILYRWYMQDSNPTRKMLDCISEEVGLKKRVVQVWFQNTRARERKGQFRSTPGGVPSPAVKPPATATPASLPKFNLLLGKVDDGTGREAPKREAPAFPYPTATLASGPQPFLPPGKEATTPTPEPPLPLLPPPPPSEEEGPEEPPKASPESEACSLSAGDLSDSSASSLAEPESPGAGGTSGGPGGGTGVPDGMGQRRYRTQMSSLQLKIMKACYEAYRTPTMQECEVLGEEIGLPKRVIQVWFQNARAKEKKAKLQGTAAGSTGGSSEGLLAAQRTDCPYCDVKYDFYVSCRGHLFSRQHLAKLKEAVRAQLKSESKCYDLAPAPEAPPALKAPPATTPASMPLGAAPTLPRLAPVLLSGPALAQPPLGNLAPFNSGPAASSGLLGLATSVLPTTTVVQTAGPGRPLPQRPMPDQTNTSTAGTTDPVPGPPTEPLGDKVSSERKPVAGPTSSSNDALKNLKALKTTVPALLGGQFLPFPLPPAGGTAPPAVFGPQLQGAYFQQLYGMKKGLFPMNPMIPQTLIGLLPNALLQPPPQPPEPTATAPPKPPELPAPGEGEAGEVDELLTGSTGISTVDVTHRYLCRQCKMAFDGEAPATAHQRSFCFFGRGSGGSMPPPLRVPICTYHCLACEVLLSGREALASHLRSSAHRRKAAPPQGGPPISITNAATAASAAVAFAKEEARLPHTDSNPKTTTTSTLLAL, translated from the exons ATGGCCACCCTTAACTCAGCCTCTACCACTGGTACCACCCCCTCCCCTGGGCACAATGCCCCGTCCCTGCCTTCGGACACCTTCTCCTCCAGCACCCCCTCTGATCCTGTCACCAAAGATCCCCCTGCTGCCTCCTCCACCTCTGAGAACATGAGGTCCTCAGAGCCAGGGGGACAGCTCCTGGAGTCGGGCTGTGGCCTCGTCCCACCAAAGGAGATTGGGGAGCCCCAGGAAGGGCCTGACTGTGGTCACTTCCCACCAAATGACCCAGGGGTGGAAAAGGacaaggagcaggaggaggaagaagaagggctCCCTCCCATGGACCTAAGCAACCACTTATTCTTCACAGCTGGAGGTGAGGCCTACCTAGTGGCCAAGCTGTCCCTGCCAGGTGGCAGTGAACTCCTGTTACCAAAGGGCTTCCCCTGGGGTGAGGCGGGCATCAAGGAAGAGCCCAGTCTGCCCTTCCTTGCCTACCCACCCCCCTCACACCTCACTGCCCTTCACATCCAACATGGCTTTGACCCAATCCAAGGCTTTAGCTCTTCTGACCAAATTCTGTCCCATGATACCTCAGCACCATCTCCGGCTGCCTGTGAGGAAAGGCATGGAGCTTTCTGGAGCTACCAGCTGGCTCCAAATCCACCCGGAGATCCCAAAGATGGCCCCATGGGGAACAGCGGGGGCAACCACGTGGCGGTCTTCTGGCTCTGCCTTCTGTGCCGCCTGGGTTTCAGCAAGCCCCAGGCCTTTATGGATCACACACAGTCTCATGGGGTGAAGCTAACCCCTGCCCAATATCAGGGCCTGTCAGGTAGCCCAGCTGTACTCCAGGAGGGAGATGAAGGCTGCAAGGCCCTCATAAGCTTTCTGGAGCCAAAACTCCCTGCTCGCCCCTCTTCTGACATACCCCTTGACAACAGCAGCACAGTGAACATGGAGGCGAATGTGGCCCAGACAGAGGATGGCCCCCCTGAGGCAGAAGTCCAGGCCCTTATCCTCCTGGATGAAGAAGTTATGGCCCTCAGCCCACCCTCTCCACCCACAGCCACCTGGGACCCCAGCCCAACCCAAGCCAAAGAATCGCCAGTAGCAGCAGGCGAGGCAGGGCCAGATTGGTTCCCTGAGGGGCAAGAAGAGGATGGAGGGCTCTGCCCCCCACTCAACCAAAGCTCACCCACCTCCAAGGAGGGGGGCACTCTCCCTGCCCCAGTGGGCTCCCCCGAAGACCCCAGTGACCCACCCCAGCCCTATCGCCTAGCTGATGACTACACCCCAGCCCCTGCAGCCTTCCAGGGCCTCAGCCTGTCCAGCCACATGTCCCTGCTCCACTCACGCAACTCCTGCAAGACACTCAAGTGTCCCAAGTGCAACTGGCACTACAAGTACCAGCAGACCCTGGATGTGCACATGCGAGAGAAGCACCCTGAGAGCAACAGTCACTGCAGCTACTGCAGTGCTGGGGGCGCCCACCCCCGCCTTGCTCGTGGAGAGAGCTACAACTGTGGCTACAAACCCTACCGCTGTGACGTCTGCAACTACTCTACAACCACCAAAGGCAACCTCAGCATCCATATGCAGTCTGACAAGCACCTGGCCAACCTACAGGGCTTCCAGGCGGGCCCTGGTGGGCAGGGAAGTCCACCAGAGGCATCACTCCCACCCTCCGCGGGAGACAAAGAGCCTAAGACCAAATCATCCTGGCAGTGCAAGGTGTGCAGCTACGAGACAAACATCTCCCGTAACCTGCGCATCCATATGACCTCTGAGAAGCACATGCAGAATGTCCTAATGCTGCACCAGGGGCTGCCGCTGGGCCTGCCACCTGGATTGATGGGGCCAGGCCCTCCTCCCCCACCAGGGGCTACCCCCACTAGCCCCCCTGAACTCTTCCAGTACTTTGGGCCCCAGGCCCTAGGGCAGCCTCAGACTCCCTTGGCTGGCCCGGGGCTGAGGCCAGACAAGCCCCTGGAAGCCCAGCTACTTCTCAATGGTTTCCACCACGTAGGAGCACCTGCCCGCAAGTTCCCCACATCCG ACGACAGCCTGTCCCTGAAGGTGTTCCGCTGCCTAGTGTGCCAGGCCTTCAGCACAGACAGCCTGGAGCTGCTGCTCTACCACTGCAGCATAGGCCGGAGCCTCCCGGAAGCTGAATGGAAGGAGGTGGCTGGTGACACCCACCGCTGCAAGCTTTGCTGCTATGGCACCCAGCTCAAGGCCAACTTCCAACTCCACCTCAAGACTGACAAACATGCTCAGAAGTACCAGCTGGCAGCCCACCTGCGGGAGGGGGGTGGAGCCATGGGCACCCCTTCCCCAGCATCCCTGGGAGATGGGGCTCCTTATGGGTCTGTCTCCCCACTACACCTGCGCTGCAACATCTGTGACTTTGAGTCCAACAGCAAGGAGAAGATGCAGCTGCATGCCAGGGGTGCAGCCCACGAAGAAAACAGCCAAATCTATAAG TTTCTGCTGGACATGGAGGGAGCGGAggcaggggcagagctggggctaTACCACTGCCTGTTGTGTGCGTGGGAGACACCCTCCCGCTTGGCTGTGCTGCAACACCTGCGCACACCTGCCCACCGCGATGCCCAGGCCCAGAGGCGTCTGCAGCTGCTACAGAATGGCCCAACCACTGAGGAAGGACTCGCAGCTCTTCAGAGCATCCTGAGCTTCAGCCACGGGCAGCTCCGGACTCCCG GGAAGGCTCCTGTCACCCCCTTAGCTGAGCCACCCACCCCTGAGAAAGATGCCCAGAACAAGACAGAACAATTGG CTtcagaagagacagaaaacaagacTGGCCCTTCCAGAGACAGTGCCAACCAGACCACG GTATACTGCTGTCCATACTGCAGCTTCCTGAGCCCAGAGTCCAGCCAGGTGAGGGCTCATACACTCTCCCAGCATGCAGTGCAGCCCAAGTACAGATGCCCACTGTGCCAGGAACAGCTGGTGGGCCGGCCTGCCCTGCACTTCCACCTTAGCCACCTTCACAACGTGGTGCCCGAGTGCGTTGAGAAGCTGCTGCTTGTA GCTACAACTGTAGAAATGACATTTACAACCAAAGTGCTGTCTGCACCCACATTAAGCCCTCTGGACAATGGCCAAGAACCCCCCACTCATGGGCCAGAGCCTACACCGAGCAGAGACCAGGCAGCAG AAGGCCCTAACCTGACCCCAGAAGCCAGTCCAGATCCTCTTCCTGAGCCTCCCCTGGCCTCAGTTGAGGTCCCAGACAAACCCTCAGGAAGCCCTGGCCAACCCCCTTCTCCAGCCCCATCTCCAGTCCCTGAACCTGATGCCCAAGCTGAAGACGTAGCTCCTCCGCCCACcatggctgaggaggaagaggggaccACTGGGGAGCTCCGCTCTGCAGAGCCAGCTCCAGCTGACTCTCGCCACCCTCTGACCTATCGGAAAACCACCAACTTTGCCCTGGACAAGTTTCTCGACCCTGCCCGGCCCTATAAGTGCACTGTGTGTAAGGAGTCCTTCACCCAGAAGAATATTCTGTTGGTTCATTATAATTCTGTCTCCCACCTTCACAAGATGAAGAAGGCTGCCATTGACCCCTCTGCCCCTGCACGGGGAGAGGCCGgtgccccacccaccaccactgCTGCCACAGACAAGCCCTTTAAGTGCACAGTCTGCAGAGTCTCCTACAACCAGAGCTCCACCCTGGAGATCCACATGCGGTCAGTTCTGCATCAGACTCGCTCTCGGGGAACCAAGACTGATTCCAAGATTGAAGGGCCAGAACGCAGCCAAGAAGAGCCCAAGGAAGGCGAGACAGAGGGGGAGGTGGGCACTGAGAAGAAGGGCCCTGACACCAGTGGCTTCATATCTGGATTGCCTTtcctgtcccctcccccacctcccttgGACCTGCACCGATTCCCAGCCCCTCTCTTCACCCCACCAGTCCTGCCCCCCTTCCCTCTGGTGCCCGAATCACTGCTTAagctccagcagcagcagctgctcctGCCCTTCTACCTCCACGATCTCAAGGTGGGGCCCAAGCTGACACTAGCTGGGCCTGCACCTGTGCTGTCCCTGCCAGCTgccacccctcctcctccaccccaacCTCCCAAGGCTGAGCTGGCTGAGCGGGAGTGGGAGCGGCCCCCCATGGCCAAAGAGGGTAATGAGGCAGGGCCTTCCTCACCCCCCGACCCATTGCCCAACGAGGCTGCCCGCACTGCAGCCAAAGCCCTTCTAGAAAACTTTGGCTTTGAGCTGGTGATCCAGTACAATGAAGGGAAGCAAGCTGtgccccctccccctaccccacccccacctgaggCCCTCGGGGGTGGGGACAAGCTGGCCTGTGGGGCCTGTGGGAAACTCTTCTCCAATATGCTTATCCTCAAGACACACGAGGAACATGTCCACCGCCGCTTTCTGCCCTTTGAAGCCCTGAGCCGTTATGCTGCTCAGTTTCGAAAGAGCTATGACAGCCTATACCCGCCCCTTGCAGAGCCTCCCAAACCTCCTGATGGGTCTCTGGATTCACCTGTTCCCCATCTGGGCCCACCCTTCCTGGTcccagagcctgaggcaggggggACCCGTGCCCCTGAAGAGCGAAGTCGAGCAGGGGGACACTGGCCcatagaagaggaagaaagctCCAGAGGGAATCTTCCTCCCCTGGTGCCTGCCGGCCGCCGGTTCTCCAGAACCAAGTTCACAGAGTTCCAGACCCAAGCCCTGCAGTCTTTCTTTGAGACTAGCGCCTACCCCAAAGACGGAGAGGTGGAGCGACTCGCAAGTCTGTTGGGTCTGGCTAGCCGTGTGGTGGTGGTGTGGTTCCAGAATGCCCGCCAGAAAGCACGCAAAAATGCCTGTGAGGGTGGGTCCATGCCAACCGGAGGAGGCACTGGGGGAGCCTCCGGCTGCAGGCGTTGCCACGccactttctcctgtgttttTGAGTTGGTGCGCCACCTCAAGAAGTGCTATGATGACCAGACCcttgaagaggaggaggaagaggcagagagaggggaagaggaggaagaggtggaagaagaagaagtagaGGAGGAACAGGGCCTTGAACCTCCAGCAGGGCCTGAGGGCCCATTACCAGAGCCTCCAGATGGGGAGGAGCTGAGCCAAGCAGAGGCAACAAAGGCAGGAGGCAAAGAGCCTGAAGAGAAGGCTACTCCATCACCTTCCCCAGCCCATACCTGTGACCAGTGTGCCATTTCTTTCTCCAGCCAGGACCTCCTGACCAGTCACCGCCGACTACATTTCCTGCCATCTCTGCAGCCCAGTGCTCCCCCCCAACTCCTAGATCTGCCCTTGCTGGTGTTTGGGGAGAGAAACCCCCTGGTGGCAGCCACCTCACCAATGCCAGGTCCACCTCTCAAACGGAAGCATGAGGACGGCAGCTTGTCTCCCACAGGCAGTGaagcagggggaggaggggagggcgaGCCCCCCAGGGACAAGCGCCTGCGCACCACCATCTTGCCTGAGCAGCTAGAGATCCTGTACCGTTGGTACATGCAGGATTCCAACCCAACACGCAAGATGCTCGACTGCATCTCCGAGGAGGTGGGGCTCAAAAAGCGAGTGGTACAGGTCTGGTTCCAGAATACCAGGGCCCGGGAGAGGAAAGGCCAGTTTCGAAGCACCCCTGGGGGGGTGCCTAGTCCAGCAGTGAAACCGCCTGCCACAGCCACCCCTGCATCCTTGCCCAAGTTCAACCTCTTATTAGGCAAGGTAGATGATGGCACTGGGAGGGAAGCCCCAAAGAGGGAAGCACCTGCTTTTCCCTACCCCACTGCCACGCTTGCTTCTGGGCCCCAGCCTTTCCTACCACCTGGGAAAGAGGCCACCACCCCAACACCAGAGCCACCTCTACCTCTCCTACCTCCCCCTCCACCCAGTGAGGAAGAGGGCCCAGAGGAACCACCTAAAGCTTCTCCAGAGAGTGAGGCTTGCAGTCTCTCTGCAGGAGATCTGAGTGATTCATCTGCTTCCAGCCTAGCTGAACCAGAATCCCCTGGGGCTGGAGGGACCAGTGGGGGACCTGGAGGTGGGACTGGGGTTCCAGATGGAATGGGGCAGCGGCGCTACAGGACCCAGATGAGCAGCCTGCAGCTGAAGATCATGAAAGCCTGCTATGAAGCTTACCGCACCCCCACCATGCAGGAGTGTGAGGTGCTGGGAGAGGAGATTGGGCTGCCCAAGAGAGTCATCCAGGTCTGGTTCCAGAATGCTCGTGCCAAGGAAAAGAAGGCCAAACTACAGGGGACAGCCGCTGGGAGCACTGGGGGCAGCAGTGAGGGCCTCTTAGCAGCCCAGCGCACTGACTGCCCCTATTGTGATGTCAAGTATGATTTCTATGTCTCCTGCCGAGGCCATCTCTTTTCCCGTCAGCACCTGGCCAAGCTCAAGGAGGCGGTTCGAGCCCAGCTGAAGAGTGAAAGCAAGTGCTACGACTTGGCCCCAGCACCTGAGGCTCCCCCAGCTCTCAAGGccccacctgccaccacacctgcctccATGCCCCTCGGGGCTGCCCCAACCTTGCCTCGCCTGGCGCCGGTCCTCTTATCTGGCCCAGCTCTGGCTCAGCCCCCGCTGGGCAACTTAGCTCCTTTCAATTCAG GCCCGGCAGCCTCCTCAGGCCTCCTCGGCCTCGCCACTTCGGTCCTGCCTACCACCACAGTGGTCCAGACTGCTGGCCCAGGCCGCCCCTTACCTCAGAGACCCATGCCCGACCAAACCAACACCTCCACAGCAGGCACCACTGACCCTGTCCCAGGCCCTCCTACTGAGCCCTTGGGGGACAAGGTCTCCAGTGAGCGAAAGCCAGTTGCAGGCCCCACCAGCTCCTCCAATGATGCCCTCAAGAACCTCAAAGCATTGAAGACCACTGTCCCAGCCCTGTTGGGGGGCCAGTTCCTGCCCTTTCCATTGCCCCCTGCTGGGGGAACAGCACCGCCAGCTGTCTTTGGCCCCCAGCTACAGGGGGCCTACTTCCAACAGCTCTATGGCATGAAGAAGGGGCTATTTCCCATGAACCCCATGATACCTCAGACCCTCATTGGGCTGCTCCCCAATGCCCTCCTCCAGCCGCCACCCCAGCCCCCTGAGCCCACAGCCACAGCACCTCCAAAGCCTCCTGAACTGCCTGCTCCAGGGGAGGGGGAAGCTGGTGAGGTTGATGAGCTGCTGACAGGCAGCACTGGCATCTCCACCGTGGATGTAACCCATCGCTACCTGTGCCGCCAGTGCAAGATGGCATTTGACGGGGAGGCCCCGGCTACTGCCCACCAGAGATCCTTCTGCTTCTTTGGGCGGGGCTCTGGGGGCTCCATGCCACCCCCATTGCGGGTGCCCATCTGCACCTACCACTGCCTGGCATGTGAGGTGCTGCTGAGTGGGCGTGAAGCCCTAGCCTCCCACCTGCGCTCCTCGGCCCACAGGCGCAAGGCAGCCCCACCTCAAGGGGGCCCACCCATCTCCATCACCAACGCCGCCACTGCTGCCTCGGCTGCTGTGGCTTTTGCCAAAGAGGAAGCAAGATTACCTCACACGGACTCCAACCCAAAAACTACGACTACCTCTACACTTCTAGCTTTATAA